The following proteins are co-located in the Ictalurus punctatus breed USDA103 chromosome 14, Coco_2.0, whole genome shotgun sequence genome:
- the hdhd5 gene encoding haloacid dehalogenase-like hydrolase domain-containing 5 isoform X1, producing MAEFMSRLNMFKFGWQALKFSSTAQIRRYSNPSQCSHSSFGLLFDIDGVLVRGRTPIPAAKQCFRNLVDGNGKYKVPVVFVTNAGNSMRQTKAEQLSHLLEVEVSPDQVVLSHSPLRVFSQFHKMCVLVSGQGPVVEVAQNLGFQNVVTIDMLREAYPLLDMVDHNRRPKDVVPPSKDLQPIEALILFGEPIRWETNLQLIVDVLLTNGKPGNPVTSLHYPHIPVLACNMDLLWMAEAKSARFGHGMFLLCLESIYKKITGYDLQYDALIGKPSVVTYNYAELLIRQQAEKLGWTEPVQRLYAIGDNPMADIYGANLYNRYLQSVHHARTRVHAQGGSASHVAGDFHYETVDDAKNSGKVMVGGSYEHRLPESCSSILVCTGVYNREQQELAPEQTVTEQHIFHGHRDFRFDPTLTQPSFVVQDVLEAVGLVFQQEGSSLE from the exons ATGGCAGAGTTCATGTCGCGATTGAACATGTTTAAATTCGGGTGGCAGGCTCTGAAATTCAGCAGCACGGCGCAAATACGGCGCTACAGTAAT ccttcGCAATGCAGTCACAGTTCTTTTGGTCTGCTTTTCGACATTGATGGGGTCCTGGTCCGTGGAAGAACCCCCATTCCAGCAGCCAAGCAGTGCTTTAGGAATCTGGTGGATGGAAATGGAAAATATAAAGTCCCAGTGGTCTTCGTTACCAACGCAGGGAACTCTATGCGGCAGACAAAAGCAGAGCAGCTATCTCATCTGCTAGAAGTAGAG gtgTCACCAGATCAGGTTGTGTTGTCTCACAGTCCTTTACGGGTCTTCAGTCAGTTCCATaagatgtgtgtgttagtgtctgGACAGGGGCCGGTTGTGGAAGTTGCACAGAA TTTAGGCTTTCAGAATGTTGTCACTATTGATATGCTACGAGAGGCGTACCCTTTACTGGATATGGTGGATCACAATCGCAGACCCAAAGATGTG GTTCCTCCATCCAAGGACCTCCAACCAATTGAAG CTCTCATTCTCTTTGGTGAGCCAATCAGGTGGGAGACCAACCTTCAGCTGATTGTGGATGTTCTCCTGACCAATGGGAAGCCAGGAAATCCTGTGACATCACTGCATTACCCACATATCCCTGTGCTGGCCTGCAACATGGACCTGTTATGGATGGCAGAAGCAAAGAGTGCTCG ATTCGGTCATGGAATGTTCCTGTTGTGTTTGGAGAGCATCTATAAGAAGATCACAGGTTATGATCTGCAGTATGATGCTCTGATTGGGAAGCCCAGTGTGGTGACCTATAACTACGCAGAGCTGCTGATCAGACAGCAGGCAGAGAAGCTAGGCTGGACAGAACCTGTCCAAAGACTGTATGCCATTGG GGATAACCCCATGGCTGACATCTATGGTGCAAACCTCTATAACCGCTACTTGCAGTCCGTGCACCATGCCAGGACTCGGGTACATGCACAAGGTGGCTCAGCCAGTCACGTAGCAGGTGATTTCCACTATGAAACCGTTGATGATGCAAAAAATTCAGGCAAGGTGATGGTCGGGGGCTCATACGAGCACCGTCTACCTGAGAGTTGCAGCTCCATCCTGGTGTGCACAGGTGTCTACAACAGAGAGCAGCAGGAGCTTGCCCCCGAGCAAACAGTCACAGAGCAGCACATCTTCCATGGGCACAGAGATTTCCGCTTCGATCCAACCCTGACCCAGCCTTCTTTTGTAGTTCAAGATGTACTCGAGGCTGTGGGGCTTGTCTTCCAACAAGAGGGCTCTAGTCTGGAATAA
- the hdhd5 gene encoding haloacid dehalogenase-like hydrolase domain-containing 5 isoform X2 yields MRQTKAEQLSHLLEVEVSPDQVVLSHSPLRVFSQFHKMCVLVSGQGPVVEVAQNLGFQNVVTIDMLREAYPLLDMVDHNRRPKDVVPPSKDLQPIEALILFGEPIRWETNLQLIVDVLLTNGKPGNPVTSLHYPHIPVLACNMDLLWMAEAKSARFGHGMFLLCLESIYKKITGYDLQYDALIGKPSVVTYNYAELLIRQQAEKLGWTEPVQRLYAIGDNPMADIYGANLYNRYLQSVHHARTRVHAQGGSASHVAGDFHYETVDDAKNSGKVMVGGSYEHRLPESCSSILVCTGVYNREQQELAPEQTVTEQHIFHGHRDFRFDPTLTQPSFVVQDVLEAVGLVFQQEGSSLE; encoded by the exons ATGCGGCAGACAAAAGCAGAGCAGCTATCTCATCTGCTAGAAGTAGAG gtgTCACCAGATCAGGTTGTGTTGTCTCACAGTCCTTTACGGGTCTTCAGTCAGTTCCATaagatgtgtgtgttagtgtctgGACAGGGGCCGGTTGTGGAAGTTGCACAGAA TTTAGGCTTTCAGAATGTTGTCACTATTGATATGCTACGAGAGGCGTACCCTTTACTGGATATGGTGGATCACAATCGCAGACCCAAAGATGTG GTTCCTCCATCCAAGGACCTCCAACCAATTGAAG CTCTCATTCTCTTTGGTGAGCCAATCAGGTGGGAGACCAACCTTCAGCTGATTGTGGATGTTCTCCTGACCAATGGGAAGCCAGGAAATCCTGTGACATCACTGCATTACCCACATATCCCTGTGCTGGCCTGCAACATGGACCTGTTATGGATGGCAGAAGCAAAGAGTGCTCG ATTCGGTCATGGAATGTTCCTGTTGTGTTTGGAGAGCATCTATAAGAAGATCACAGGTTATGATCTGCAGTATGATGCTCTGATTGGGAAGCCCAGTGTGGTGACCTATAACTACGCAGAGCTGCTGATCAGACAGCAGGCAGAGAAGCTAGGCTGGACAGAACCTGTCCAAAGACTGTATGCCATTGG GGATAACCCCATGGCTGACATCTATGGTGCAAACCTCTATAACCGCTACTTGCAGTCCGTGCACCATGCCAGGACTCGGGTACATGCACAAGGTGGCTCAGCCAGTCACGTAGCAGGTGATTTCCACTATGAAACCGTTGATGATGCAAAAAATTCAGGCAAGGTGATGGTCGGGGGCTCATACGAGCACCGTCTACCTGAGAGTTGCAGCTCCATCCTGGTGTGCACAGGTGTCTACAACAGAGAGCAGCAGGAGCTTGCCCCCGAGCAAACAGTCACAGAGCAGCACATCTTCCATGGGCACAGAGATTTCCGCTTCGATCCAACCCTGACCCAGCCTTCTTTTGTAGTTCAAGATGTACTCGAGGCTGTGGGGCTTGTCTTCCAACAAGAGGGCTCTAGTCTGGAATAA
- the LOC124625936 gene encoding ras-related protein Rab-19 isoform X1 → MLLCRPKVTSQDTKIENEMQWCKWAGKWKSHLPGQSTGVQEEDACDFLFKIIFVGDSNVGKTCIIHSLKSGEFRDKQHNTIGVDFTVHTMDIDGKRVKMQIWDTAGQERFRTITQNYYRSAHGAMIAYDLTRRSTFDSLPHWIHAVEQYGVANVVFVLIGNKCDLQPHRQVLFEDACTLAEQKGALAALETSAKENHNVQEAFELMARELIVRNGGIVPHEALSDSSNLFLYAETHSIGEVESLEKKSCEC, encoded by the exons ATGCTGCTTTGCCGACCAAAGGTCACCTCCCAAGACACTAAAATTGAAAAT GAGATGCAGTGGTGCAAATGGGCTGGCAAATGGAAATCTCACCTACCAGGACAG TCCACAGGAGTACAGGAAGAGGACGCCTGTGATTTCCTATTTAAAATTATCTTTGTTGGAGACAGCAACGTGGGAAAGACGTGCATCATCCACAGCTTAAAGTCTGGAGAGTTCAGAGACAAACAGCATAACACTATTGGTGTAGACTTCACTGTGCATACCATGGATATAGACGGCAAGAGGGTGAAG ATGCAGATATGGGACACGGCTGGCCAGGAGCGTTTCCGCACCATCACACAGAATTACTATCGCAGTGCTCATGGGGCTATGATCGCCTATGACCTGACGCGccgttccacttttgactcgcTACCTCACTGGATACATGCAGTAGAACAGTATGGAGTTGCCAATGTAGTCTTTGTACTTATAG GTAACAAGTGTGACCTGCAGCCCCATCGACAGGTGTTGTTTGAGGATGCCTGCACTCTGGCTGAACAGAAGGGTGCTCTGGCCGCCCTGGAGACATCTGCTAAGGAGAACCATAACGTACAAGAAGCCTTTGAGCTGATGGCACGGGAGCTAATAGTACGAAATGGAGGCATAGTCCCACATGAAGCCTTGTCAGATTCCTCAAATCTCTTTCTATACGCTGAGACTCACTCAATTGGTGAAGTGGAGTCCCTAGAGAAGAAGTCCTGTGAGTGCTGA
- the ccdc77 gene encoding coiled-coil domain-containing protein 77 — MDSLTRVREGCETMQETDSPLPPISERLAYLRPSRELLEFYRQKVAQFDAEHDDLLQLLEKYKSTTEDQHKLQWEVRQREEEIAELQKALSDMQVYLFQEREQALRLYAENDRLKIKELEDRKKIQHLLALVGPDTGEITYFHREPPHKVTIPQKKLQARTQEYGNVAKPTPGSSKEGSKRLSKSGGDDTNSEQYKKDNQTLLLQVEALQAQLEEQTRLAKEQVECLLEDRRIHMEEGQVQHQRDQERTTALTEKLQRTQNLLYESTRDFLQLKFESRAHEKSWMVEKDRLLREMDSCQERLRETRSFQEKPRAFTTPLFLTQTTPESSQMHRDEIRALQEELKQAHKLADMYREQCVGLETDLAQIREEGDVGREIFKERSDKMAKRLQLMTQRYEALEKRRSMEVEGFKTDIKHLRQKLKDVEKQLFKVTLNVGPDQDLAILHEVRQSNARTKKIQDELKSLKAKIYGLENELRFS, encoded by the exons ATGGATTCACTAACACGTGTCAGAGAAGG CTGTGAGACCATGCAGGAGACCGACTCCCCGCTGCCTCCCATCTCTGAGCGCTTGGCTTATCTGAGACCATCTCGTGAGCTGCTGGAGTTTTACAGACAGAAAGTGGCTCAGTTTGATGCAGAACATGATGACCTGCTGCAGCTGCTTGAGAAGTATAAGAGCACTACAGAGGACCAG CACAAGCTGCAGTGGGAAGTGCGTCAGCGGGAAGAGGAGATCGCAGAACTGCAGAAGGCTCTGAGTGACATGCAGGTCTACCTCTTTCAGGAGCGAGAACAGGCTCTTCGGCTGTACGCCGAGAACGACCGCCTGAAGATCAA AGAGCTTGAAGACCGGAAGAAGATTCAGCACCTTTTAGCGCTGGTGGGCCCAGACACAGGCGAGATCACCTATTTTCACAGAGAGCCTCCACACAAG GTCACTATTCCACAAAAGAAACTCCAAGCCAGAACCCAGGAGTATGGAAATGTGGCAAAACCAACGCCTGGATCATctaaag AAGGGAGTAAGAGACTGTCCAAAAGTGGAGGAGACGACACAAACTCTGAGCAGTACAAGAAAGACAACCAGACACTTTTATTACAG GTGGAGGCACTGCAGGCACAGCTGGAAGAGCAGACACGCCTGGCTAAAGAGCAGGTGGAATGCCTGCTGGAGGATAGACGAATTCACATGGAGGAGGGGCAGGTCCAGCATCAGAGAGACCAGGAGAGAACCACTGCATTAACTGAGAA ACTCCAGCGCACACAGAATTTGCTCTACGAGAGCACCAGAGACTTCCTGCAGCTGAAGTTTGAAAGTCGAGCCCATGAGAAGAGCTGGATGGTGGAGAAGGACAGGCTCCTCAGAGAGATGGACTCGTGTCAGGAGAGGTTAAGGGAGACGCGCAGCTTCCAAGAGAAGCCGAGAGCCTTCACAACCCCGTTGTTTCTCACCCAAACCACTCCAGAGAGCAGCCAGATGCATCGTGATGAGATCAGG GCGCTGCAAGAGGAGTTGAAGCAAGCCCATAAGCTAGCAGACATGTACAGGGAGCAGTGTGTAGGTCTAGAGACTGACCTGGCACAGATCCGAGAGGAGGGAGACGTAGGCAGAGAGATCTTCAAG GAGCGCTCGGACAAAATGGCCAAGCGTCTCCAGTTAATGACTCAGCGTTATGAAGCTCTGGAAAAGAGGCGCTCCATGGAGGTGGAAGGCTTCAAGACTGACATCAAACATCTGCGACAGAAACTCAAAGATGTGGAGAAGCAGCTCTTTAAG GTGACTCTTAACGTGGGGCCAGATCAGGATTTGGCCATCCTGCATGAAGTTCGACAGTCAAACGCACGCACAAAGAAAATCCAGGACGAATTAAAAAGCCTAAAAGCAAAGATATACGGACTAGAGAATGAACTGAGATTCAGctga
- the LOC124625936 gene encoding ras-related protein Rab-19 isoform X2, whose translation MQWCKWAGKWKSHLPGQSTGVQEEDACDFLFKIIFVGDSNVGKTCIIHSLKSGEFRDKQHNTIGVDFTVHTMDIDGKRVKMQIWDTAGQERFRTITQNYYRSAHGAMIAYDLTRRSTFDSLPHWIHAVEQYGVANVVFVLIGNKCDLQPHRQVLFEDACTLAEQKGALAALETSAKENHNVQEAFELMARELIVRNGGIVPHEALSDSSNLFLYAETHSIGEVESLEKKSCEC comes from the exons ATGCAGTGGTGCAAATGGGCTGGCAAATGGAAATCTCACCTACCAGGACAG TCCACAGGAGTACAGGAAGAGGACGCCTGTGATTTCCTATTTAAAATTATCTTTGTTGGAGACAGCAACGTGGGAAAGACGTGCATCATCCACAGCTTAAAGTCTGGAGAGTTCAGAGACAAACAGCATAACACTATTGGTGTAGACTTCACTGTGCATACCATGGATATAGACGGCAAGAGGGTGAAG ATGCAGATATGGGACACGGCTGGCCAGGAGCGTTTCCGCACCATCACACAGAATTACTATCGCAGTGCTCATGGGGCTATGATCGCCTATGACCTGACGCGccgttccacttttgactcgcTACCTCACTGGATACATGCAGTAGAACAGTATGGAGTTGCCAATGTAGTCTTTGTACTTATAG GTAACAAGTGTGACCTGCAGCCCCATCGACAGGTGTTGTTTGAGGATGCCTGCACTCTGGCTGAACAGAAGGGTGCTCTGGCCGCCCTGGAGACATCTGCTAAGGAGAACCATAACGTACAAGAAGCCTTTGAGCTGATGGCACGGGAGCTAATAGTACGAAATGGAGGCATAGTCCCACATGAAGCCTTGTCAGATTCCTCAAATCTCTTTCTATACGCTGAGACTCACTCAATTGGTGAAGTGGAGTCCCTAGAGAAGAAGTCCTGTGAGTGCTGA